The genomic region TCTACTAAGCATGCAAAAAAGATTTAAGATAATTCCTAACGCCTCAAGAACTTATCTAATGGGGCGTTCGCAACCACCTTTTTTAACAAGTTATATTTTAGATGTATATAATGCTTATAACCATAATCTCCGTTGGTTGAATGAACGTATGGATTGCGCAAAGCAAGAATACGAAGTGGTTTGGATGGGCACAACCAAACCCAACGAACGTTTAGTTTACGGTGGCTTGAGCAGGTACTACGATATTAATTATCTAAATGATCTAGCTGAAGCTGAAAGTGGCTGGGATATGACTCCTCGTTTTGGGCGCAAGGCGCTACATTATTTGCCGGTAGACCTCAATAGTTTGTTGTATAAGTACGAAACAGACTTTGCAATGGTGGCAAGACTAAATGGTGATAATCATGAGGCAAAAACCTGGGAAAAACGAGCACAGATCAGAAAAAATACTATGGATAGCTTGATGTGGAGTGATCTTAAGGGGCTTTATTTTGACTATGATTTCAAGAAAGAAAAACGAGGTAGTGTGAGTTCGTTGGCTAGTTATTTCCCGTTGTGGGCAGGTATGGTAGACGATAAAAAAGCACTCAAGCTAGTAAGGTCGCTAAAGAAGTTTGAAGAAAAAGGCGGACTTGCAACAACAGATTCTCAAGTCGTACCAATTAACCAAATTATTCCAGGCACAATTCCAACACAATGGGCTCACCCAAATGGTTGGGCTCCATTGCAGTTAATTGTGATTCGTGGGCTTGAAAAATATGGATTTCATGATGAAGCAAAGCGAATTGCACTAAAATGGCTTAAAACTAATCTTGACTGGTTTAATAAGCATGGCGTTTTCCTTGAAAAATACAATGTGGTTGATCCATCAAAGCCTCCAGCTAAAGGCGTCTATCCTAGTCAAACAGGATTTGGCTGGACAAATGCAGTTTTTGAACGATTATGCCAGGATTATATTGATGAAAAGTAAGCTATCTTGTAAAGAAAAAGCAGTTTACATAACCCAATCAGAGGCAAATGCCTCGATTCTTTTAGCTGAGAAGAAGCATGGTGTGAAGCTAAAAAGTTACCAATGTTTGCAATGTAATTTATGGCATCTTGCAAGTAAGTGGAATTAAGATATAATACATCTTTCGATGATTGAGCGTGCACGAATATTGGAACAGATGATAATTAATGAACCCGGAGTGATGGACGGTGAGGATGTTCATCATGAGCTGGCGGGTGGCGGACATGGACGCAAGCTAGCTTTGAAAGAGATACCGCAAGAGAGCGATACTTATAGATATTTAATCGAAACTGAAGCACAGACTATTAGTGAGTTATATGACCCACTACCAGATGTAATTATCGGTATGGCAAATAGCGCAAATCGAATAGCCAGAGATACAGTAGGGGTACTAGAAGCAGATGTCGAGCTTATCGATACTGAAAAGAACCGTTTTGGTCACGTTGTTCCAACATATGCCGGCAGGGTGTTGCTTCGAAGGCTAGGGCCAGAGTTCGCTTTAGTTATTGAAGATGTTGGAACTACCGGCAGAACAGTCGCGAAATTTATTGAAAAGCTAGAAATTAAATACTCGATTCCAAGGATAGAAGCCTTATTTACGTGGCAAAGACAACCAGAGCTGACCGTTTTAGACAGGAGAGGCATCGCACACAATTCTATTATTAACACCGAGCTTAAGACATATCGTAGCGAGAAAGAATGCAAGAATGACCCAGATGGATACTGCTATAATAATATACAGTTACTTAAACGGAAAGCTAAGCATAAGCGTAATGAAGAGCCTAAATAAAAGTCGGTTACAGTATTTAATCATGCCCTAATGGGCGTAGAATACTCAATTAATGATAAGATTAGTATAATTATTAATAACTTGCGGTGTGCAAATATCAAGAAATATAAAATGATGTTTTTGCGCATCGAATCAAGAATAATATTTCGAGGTAAAAATGAACTACTACGTAACAACATCAATACCATACGTTAATGGTGAACCACATTTAGGCCATGCTCTAGAGTTTTTGTATGCAGATGTTTTGGCCAGGCACGCAAGACTCCAAAAAACTCCAACACTATTTGTCACTGGCACAGATGAACACGGGAGTAAAATAGCAGAGAAGGCTAACGATCTGGGCATTACTCCACAGCAGTTGGTAGACGAAAATAGCGCCAAGTTTCGTGAACTACAAAAAATGCTCAATATTAGCAATGATAGGTTTATTCGCACAACTGATGAAGGTCATATTCAACGCGCACAGATAATTTGGAATGAACTAAAAGATGATATTTACAAAGGGAGCTACGAGGGGTGGTACTGTATCGGATGTGAAACATTTGTGCCAGATGCTAAGGTCAAAGAAAACAACAATATTTGTCCTGACCATAATCGACCTTACGAGCGACTTAAGGAGGATAATTATTTCTTTAATTTATCAAAATATGCTAATCAAATTCGTGAAGCAATTGTTTCTAAGGAGTTTCGTGTTACGCCTAAAACGAGGCGAAACGAAATATTGCATGTAATTAGCTCGGGGTTAGAAGATATAAGTATTTCAAGACCAAAAGATAAGATTTCTTGGGGTATTCCTGTGCCAGGTGATGATAGTCAAGTTATGTATGTATGGTTTGAGGCACTCCTTAACTACATTACGGCTTTGGGGTATCCTGAAAGCAAAGATTTTAAAGAATATTGGCCAGCGAACGTGCAAGTTATTGGTAAAGATATTATTCGGCATCACGGGGCCATGTGGCCTGGGATGTTGCTAGCGCTTGGTCTGCCCTTACCAAAGACTTTGTATGTACATGGTTTTATTAATGCAGAGGGTGGCGTCAAGATGAGCAAATCTCTTGGTAATGTCGTTTCCCCAGCTGATATTTTGTCTAAATATGATCCAGATGTGTTTAGGTATTTCTTTATGAGACATATCCCAAGTTACGATGACGGTGACTTTTCATGGACACGGCTTGACGAGGTTTATAATAGTGAGCTTGCCAACGAGCTTGGTAACGCCGTGCAACGCACTGCGTCTATGATAAATCGTTACGAAGACGGAGTTCTTGGAGATATCCCAGAGACAGAACACGATATCGGCCAGTATCAGCAGTTCTTGAATGATTGTCGCTTCGACAAGGCATTAGAAGATGTTTGGGAGCGTGTAAGGAGCTTGAATCAATATATTGAAGAACAAAAGCCTTGGGAAATAGCAAAAACTAAAGACAAACAGCAATTACGTAGTGTGTTAGCATACCAAGTTGCGTATCTATTACAAATCGCAGATTTGCTTGAGCCTTTTATGCCATCAACTGCAGTGAAGATTAGGCATGTTTTTGCTGAAGGTGTAATAA from Candidatus Nomurabacteria bacterium harbors:
- a CDS encoding alpha,alpha-trehalase → MIQKSKLVVRSLFGSTPVELNAGDVDEARQYIKNYWKKLERFHPKDDETLLGLPRPYLVPAYEEGHAFDFNEMYYWDSYFMVQGMLNLENQALVEGILENLLSMQKRFKIIPNASRTYLMGRSQPPFLTSYILDVYNAYNHNLRWLNERMDCAKQEYEVVWMGTTKPNERLVYGGLSRYYDINYLNDLAEAESGWDMTPRFGRKALHYLPVDLNSLLYKYETDFAMVARLNGDNHEAKTWEKRAQIRKNTMDSLMWSDLKGLYFDYDFKKEKRGSVSSLASYFPLWAGMVDDKKALKLVRSLKKFEEKGGLATTDSQVVPINQIIPGTIPTQWAHPNGWAPLQLIVIRGLEKYGFHDEAKRIALKWLKTNLDWFNKHGVFLEKYNVVDPSKPPAKGVYPSQTGFGWTNAVFERLCQDYIDEK
- a CDS encoding phosphoribosyltransferase; the protein is MIERARILEQMIINEPGVMDGEDVHHELAGGGHGRKLALKEIPQESDTYRYLIETEAQTISELYDPLPDVIIGMANSANRIARDTVGVLEADVELIDTEKNRFGHVVPTYAGRVLLRRLGPEFALVIEDVGTTGRTVAKFIEKLEIKYSIPRIEALFTWQRQPELTVLDRRGIAHNSIINTELKTYRSEKECKNDPDGYCYNNIQLLKRKAKHKRNEEPK
- a CDS encoding methionine--tRNA ligase, which translates into the protein MNYYVTTSIPYVNGEPHLGHALEFLYADVLARHARLQKTPTLFVTGTDEHGSKIAEKANDLGITPQQLVDENSAKFRELQKMLNISNDRFIRTTDEGHIQRAQIIWNELKDDIYKGSYEGWYCIGCETFVPDAKVKENNNICPDHNRPYERLKEDNYFFNLSKYANQIREAIVSKEFRVTPKTRRNEILHVISSGLEDISISRPKDKISWGIPVPGDDSQVMYVWFEALLNYITALGYPESKDFKEYWPANVQVIGKDIIRHHGAMWPGMLLALGLPLPKTLYVHGFINAEGGVKMSKSLGNVVSPADILSKYDPDVFRYFFMRHIPSYDDGDFSWTRLDEVYNSELANELGNAVQRTASMINRYEDGVLGDIPETEHDIGQYQQFLNDCRFDKALEDVWERVRSLNQYIEEQKPWEIAKTKDKQQLRSVLAYQVAYLLQIADLLEPFMPSTAVKIRHVFAEGVIRPIEGTLFPRTTQ